One Thermoflexus sp. genomic region harbors:
- a CDS encoding CvpA family protein, producing the protein MIALHAVFWAFVALFALIGALRGVAKEILVSASIVGIMFFFSLLQQFAPAIWESFTRDPATGFFIETAAIAIAAIFGYAGPALSIQLAGRAKREKGTEIIAGFAAGALNGWLIVGSILFFLHRAGYPFPEILQPPGPNNPIMDLLPWMPPAVMKPPLLYFMVVIALFALLVFYL; encoded by the coding sequence ATGATCGCGTTGCACGCGGTCTTCTGGGCCTTTGTGGCCCTGTTCGCCCTGATCGGAGCCTTGCGGGGGGTGGCCAAGGAGATCCTGGTCAGCGCTTCGATCGTGGGGATTATGTTCTTCTTCAGCCTGCTGCAACAATTCGCACCGGCGATATGGGAATCGTTCACCCGGGATCCGGCCACCGGTTTTTTCATTGAGACCGCTGCGATCGCCATAGCCGCGATTTTTGGATATGCTGGCCCGGCGCTCTCCATTCAGCTGGCTGGCCGGGCGAAACGGGAGAAAGGCACCGAGATCATCGCCGGCTTCGCCGCGGGGGCGCTCAACGGATGGCTGATCGTCGGCTCGATCCTGTTCTTCCTGCACCGGGCCGGCTATCCCTTCCCGGAGATCCTTCAGCCCCCGGGTCCGAACAACCCGATTATGGACCTGTTGCCCTGGATGCCCCCTGCGGTGATGAAGCCGCCGCTGCTTTACTTTATGGTGGTGATCGCGCTGTTCGCATTGTTGGTATTTTATCTCTAA
- the murG gene encoding undecaprenyldiphospho-muramoylpentapeptide beta-N-acetylglucosaminyltransferase, with protein sequence MRIWIAAGGTGGHIYPALAVAEALQAADPDLELIWVGARDGMEARLIPSRGYAFLPVEAGGVYGMGWRRGLQGLWRTVRGAVQAWGEMRRRRPQAVFTTGGFVSIPAALAAAWWRIPILVYLPDIEPGLAVRILAGLAAWVAVTASEAGEAFPRRSVVVTGYPVRRALVEAARVREEARQRGLARWGFTPEVPVVLVFGGSRGARRLNRAVARHLEALTAEAQVLHLTGPADLEAMQQRQAVLSPECRARYQPVAYLDEEMGEALAMADLAVCRAGASTLGELPLFGLPAVLVPYPYVRRHQERNAAYLVRHGGAVMVPDEEIEERLGEVVRDLLRSPGRLSEMRQRMAALARPEAAERLAALVMGWMKAHGSIPAGFGVGRGG encoded by the coding sequence ATGAGGATCTGGATCGCCGCGGGCGGGACCGGCGGGCACATCTACCCGGCGCTGGCCGTCGCGGAGGCGCTTCAGGCCGCTGATCCGGATCTGGAGCTGATCTGGGTCGGCGCGCGGGATGGGATGGAAGCCCGCCTGATTCCATCCCGCGGTTATGCCTTCCTTCCCGTGGAAGCGGGCGGGGTGTATGGGATGGGCTGGCGTCGGGGATTGCAGGGGCTCTGGCGGACGGTTCGGGGAGCGGTTCAGGCCTGGGGGGAGATGCGTCGGCGACGCCCCCAGGCGGTGTTCACCACCGGAGGTTTCGTATCGATCCCGGCCGCCCTCGCCGCGGCATGGTGGAGGATCCCGATTCTGGTTTACCTGCCGGACATCGAGCCTGGCCTGGCCGTCCGCATCCTGGCCGGTCTGGCGGCCTGGGTGGCGGTGACCGCGTCGGAAGCCGGGGAGGCCTTTCCGCGACGATCGGTGGTGGTCACCGGATACCCGGTGCGTCGGGCGCTGGTGGAGGCAGCCCGGGTCCGAGAGGAAGCCCGACAGCGGGGACTCGCCCGCTGGGGGTTTACCCCGGAGGTTCCCGTCGTGCTGGTGTTTGGAGGAAGCCGGGGCGCCCGCCGGTTGAATCGGGCGGTCGCCCGTCATCTGGAGGCGCTGACAGCGGAGGCCCAGGTCCTCCACCTCACCGGGCCTGCCGATCTGGAAGCGATGCAACAACGGCAAGCGGTGTTGTCTCCCGAATGCCGGGCTCGTTACCAGCCGGTCGCGTATCTGGATGAAGAGATGGGGGAGGCGCTGGCCATGGCGGATCTGGCGGTGTGCCGGGCAGGAGCCTCCACGCTGGGAGAGCTCCCCCTGTTCGGATTGCCGGCGGTGCTGGTGCCCTATCCTTACGTGCGGCGCCACCAGGAACGCAATGCGGCCTACCTGGTCCGACATGGGGGTGCCGTCATGGTCCCGGATGAAGAGATCGAGGAACGGCTGGGCGAGGTGGTGCGGGATCTTCTCCGCAGCCCGGGTCGCTTGAGCGAGATGCGCCAGCGGATGGCGGCACTGGCCCGGCCGGAGGCAGCGGAACGCCTGGCGGCCCTGGTGATGGGGTGGATGAAAGCTCACGGTTCCATTCCGGCAGGATTCGGGGTCGGGAGGGGGGGATGA
- a CDS encoding FtsW/RodA/SpoVE family cell cycle protein, which yields MTTARRRWYEQSVSQSGPLTLLPGITSLELGLLILLAVLVLSGLLLVYSATYYLARQVFNDPFYFVRRQAGAALVGALALLGLWRVDYRRLQRLSIPLMLLGVASLVAVLVMGEERLGARRAFSGGSFQPSEFVKPIIILYLATWLPTKGERLRELSRGFIPFLMVLSTVVIPIFLQPDLGTGLLIGMVAAWMFVASGATWIQVLLGLALGAGVFGALVQIHPHAMARLLDYLEALRTPEGASGHLGVVREAIRSGGLFGKGPGASLYVLSGQVPLPHSDSAFAVVGEAFGFAGVIGVIGLLSAWVFLGFRTARHARDAFGGLLALGVTLWITWQGLIHLGGLTGLIPFSGIPFPFISYGGSALLSELMGAGMLLSVARRRGDEDLDRRGRDRRAHLPGAGRRGGASGR from the coding sequence GGATCACCTCCCTGGAGCTGGGGTTGCTGATCCTGCTGGCCGTTCTGGTGCTATCGGGCCTGCTGCTGGTCTACAGCGCCACTTACTATCTGGCGCGCCAGGTCTTCAATGATCCGTTTTATTTCGTCCGGCGTCAGGCCGGGGCCGCGCTGGTGGGAGCTCTCGCCCTTCTGGGGCTGTGGCGGGTGGATTATCGCCGCCTCCAGCGGCTCTCCATCCCCCTGATGCTGCTGGGGGTGGCCTCTCTGGTCGCTGTGCTGGTTATGGGAGAGGAACGCCTGGGCGCTCGACGGGCCTTCTCGGGCGGCTCCTTCCAGCCTTCGGAGTTCGTCAAGCCGATCATCATCCTGTATCTGGCCACCTGGTTGCCTACCAAGGGCGAGCGCCTGCGGGAGCTCAGCCGGGGGTTTATCCCCTTCCTGATGGTGCTCAGCACGGTGGTCATCCCCATCTTCCTGCAGCCGGACCTGGGGACGGGGCTGTTAATCGGAATGGTCGCCGCCTGGATGTTTGTGGCCTCGGGCGCCACCTGGATTCAGGTGCTGCTGGGGCTGGCGCTGGGGGCTGGGGTGTTCGGGGCGCTGGTGCAGATCCATCCCCACGCCATGGCGCGGTTGCTGGATTACCTGGAGGCCCTGAGAACCCCGGAGGGCGCTTCAGGGCATCTGGGCGTGGTCCGGGAGGCGATCCGTTCCGGGGGTCTCTTCGGGAAGGGGCCGGGAGCGAGCCTCTATGTCCTCAGCGGCCAGGTTCCCCTTCCCCATTCGGACAGCGCTTTTGCGGTGGTGGGGGAGGCCTTCGGATTTGCGGGGGTGATCGGGGTGATCGGCCTGCTGAGCGCCTGGGTGTTCCTGGGGTTCCGCACGGCTCGACATGCCCGTGATGCCTTTGGGGGTCTGCTGGCGCTGGGGGTGACGCTGTGGATCACATGGCAGGGGTTGATCCATCTCGGCGGGCTGACCGGCCTGATCCCCTTTTCCGGGATCCCTTTCCCCTTTATCAGTTACGGCGGCTCCGCGCTGCTCAGCGAGCTGATGGGGGCGGGGATGTTGCTCAGCGTCGCCAGGAGGCGAGGGGATGAGGATCTGGATCGCCGCGGGCGGGACCGGCGGGCACATCTACCCGGCGCTGGCCGTCGCGGAGGCGCTTCAGGCCGCTGA